A DNA window from Kiritimatiellia bacterium contains the following coding sequences:
- a CDS encoding type II toxin-antitoxin system RelE/ParE family toxin produces the protein MVELIWTQPALQDLDAIADFIALDKPNAASVFVEKVFAQVDGLKKFPRMGSIPPELPGMPYRQLVIPPCRIFYRVEEKKVLILHVMRGEQLLRPGLFEE, from the coding sequence ATGGTTGAACTGATTTGGACCCAACCAGCTCTTCAGGATCTTGACGCTATTGCCGATTTCATTGCATTGGACAAGCCCAATGCAGCCAGTGTTTTTGTTGAGAAAGTCTTTGCCCAGGTTGATGGCCTAAAGAAATTCCCTCGCATGGGCTCTATCCCACCCGAATTGCCGGGCATGCCATACAGGCAGTTGGTCATCCCACCTTGTCGCATCTTCTACAGAGTCGAGGAAAAGAAGGTGCTCATCCTCCATGTGATGAGGGGAGAGCAACTCTTGAGACCTGGACTGTTCGAAGAATAG
- a CDS encoding tail fiber domain-containing protein has translation MDDSVTFRCLGGVRFLTGAGGANQMVSWTPGAGAWLFTSDRETKEGWAPVDKRALLERLADLPITEWNYKGYPQRHVGPTAQDFHAAFPFSNSDTMLNGLDLDGVSLAAIQGLYEVVKEENARLRGENEELRGRLSAIERKLGLARQ, from the coding sequence GTGGACGATTCCGTCACGTTCCGCTGCCTGGGCGGTGTGCGGTTCCTGACCGGCGCGGGCGGCGCGAACCAGATGGTGTCCTGGACCCCGGGCGCGGGCGCGTGGCTCTTCACCAGCGACCGCGAAACCAAGGAGGGCTGGGCCCCCGTGGACAAGCGGGCCCTGCTGGAGAGGCTGGCCGACCTGCCGATCACGGAATGGAACTACAAGGGCTACCCGCAGCGGCACGTCGGGCCGACCGCGCAGGATTTCCACGCGGCCTTCCCCTTCAGCAACAGCGACACGATGCTCAACGGGCTGGACCTCGACGGCGTCTCGCTCGCGGCCATCCAGGGCCTCTACGAAGTGGTCAAAGAGGAGAACGCCCGGCTGCGCGGCGAGAACGAGGAATTGCGGGGCCGCCTGTCGGCCATCGAGCGGAAGTTGGGCCTCGCGCGGCAGTGA
- a CDS encoding type II toxin-antitoxin system Phd/YefM family antitoxin — MKTELVTTLKRQATRILSDLDEDKDPILITEHGRPAAYLVDVQTFELIRDRMRILEGIARGEKAIQEGRTCSQEQARKRMKRWLN; from the coding sequence ATGAAAACTGAACTCGTCACAACACTGAAAAGGCAAGCAACACGTATCCTATCTGATCTGGACGAAGACAAGGATCCCATCCTGATCACCGAGCATGGTCGACCGGCTGCGTACCTTGTTGATGTTCAGACGTTTGAACTAATTCGAGACAGAATGCGCATCTTGGAAGGCATCGCTCGCGGGGAAAAGGCGATTCAAGAAGGTCGCACTTGCAGCCAGGAACAGGCAAGAAAGCGGATGAAAAGATGGTTGAACTGA